The following DNA comes from Novipirellula caenicola.
CCGCTTCCTGCGGCCGACCCTCCCGGAGGGAGGGTGAGTTTCATTTCACCTCCCCTGTGGGGAGGTCAGAGTCGGCGGTAGCCGGCTCTGGGTGGGGGTCGCTGTGTTAGAAGTGGAACGTGCCAGTTTCAGGTCACTAGCCCTCCCCGGCCGCTTCCTGCGGCCGACCCTCCCGCAGGGAGGGTGAATTCTCCTCACTCCTCACTCCTCACTCCTCACTCCTCACTCCTCACTCCTCACTCCTCACTCCTCAGCTCCCCCAGCTCCCCCAGCTCCCCCAGCTCACGCGATGATCCGCTGGACTTCGAAGGCTTCGGCGGCGGGGATCCCGACGCTCGAGCCGCGGTAGCGGGCTAGGTGTTCGGCCGTTTCGAGGCTGCGGGCGTGAGGAAACGGACGCATCTCTTCGTCGTAGGCGGCGAGAGCTTCCAATTTTTTGGCAAGCGTTGAACGGATGTCGACGAAATAGTTGGGGCGGAATGACTGGGATGTGCTTCCTTCCCATCCGGTGCTTGAAAGCACCTCGAAGGAGAGGATTCTTGCAGGTTTCCCTGACGCCGCAGGCTGTGGACGGAAACAGGTCATGACGGCTTGGTGCGTCAGCCGGTGATCCAGATTCAGGTCCGAGCCGTGATGCGTGTAAACCGTGTCGGGGACGCCCCAGTCACCACAGAATTTTTCGATCGTTTGCGTGATTTCAAGTAGCGGGACACTGTCCATCGCGTTGTCCGGAAAACTCATCGCTTGGAACCGCGATACGCCGAGGATCGACATCGCGGATTGCATCGCGGTGTTCCGCATCGCTGCTTCGGGTTCCCCGGCCGACAACCGCGAACTAACGCCGTCGGTCATGAACACGACTCCAACTTCGTCACCATTGGCTGCGTGACGTGCCATCGCTCCGCCGCAACCGAGTGCCTCGTCATCGGGATGGGCGGCGACGACCAGTACTTTTTGCGGGGAATGGGAACTCAACTTAAAGGCTCCGAATGAGTTGGCTGAGTCGTTCGGGTCCGCGACCATCGATGATCGATCGGCCTAATTCCGAGCGGCCATGGCGTAACGATTGACTGGAAAGGGCGTCGAGTTCTTGCAGGACCTGTTCCCGCCAATCGTCTTGTTGACAATCGATCTTGGACCCCAGCAGTCCGGTTTGCAGATAATGATCTTGGTTGGGAATCTGGTCATCGCCGACGCGGATGCCAACGAACGGAACTCCGAGAAAGGCAAGCTCGTGTAGCGTTTGTCCGCACGCGGAAACCGCGAGGTCGCAGCCCGCAAGAGTCGCTGCCATTT
Coding sequences within:
- a CDS encoding PIG-L deacetylase family protein, giving the protein MSSHSPQKVLVVAAHPDDEALGCGGAMARHAANGDEVGVVFMTDGVSSRLSAGEPEAAMRNTAMQSAMSILGVSRFQAMSFPDNAMDSVPLLEITQTIEKFCGDWGVPDTVYTHHGSDLNLDHRLTHQAVMTCFRPQPAASGKPARILSFEVLSSTGWEGSTSQSFRPNYFVDIRSTLAKKLEALAAYDEEMRPFPHARSLETAEHLARYRGSSVGIPAAEAFEVQRIIA